Proteins co-encoded in one Yamadazyma tenuis chromosome 1, complete sequence genomic window:
- the UTR1 gene encoding NAD(+) kinase (EggNog:ENOG503NUE8; COG:G; BUSCO:EOG09261EAB), whose translation MLSTRNVRLIVPLIALITVVALVISSSYSPISTSVQKVKEKAADAVPFSTDEEDKNTLQGKPHVGTEAPYAAGKPLSGGSSSGGSGKYKADTGLKGGVVADTSNSEKSSAQKLSLEGAGSDSALKPPKGTANKGLGNEKYGDSGSVAKGKTNGACNSRDFVVMIDAGSTGSRVHVYEFDSCVSPPALIQETFKMNKPGLSSFDTDTVGAAHSLDELLEEAVNTVPKDKQGCTPVAVKATAGLRLLGEEKAANILKEVRSHLEKDYPFAVVEGDGISMMDGADEGVYAWVTANYLLGNIGGAEKTPTAAVFDLGGGSTQIVFEPQFSSGETMADGDHNYQISFGNRDYTLYQYSHLGYGLMQGRNKVHGVVVESALKSGTKLKKYTKKDELKDQKASVTLNNACIAPGVVAENVQVELAKDEFYLVNMKGPEADSSIHAGANCRFLAEKVLNKDIECSESPCSFNGIYQPSLTKSFNALNDMYVFSYFYDTTNPLGFPSSFTVGELSELAKVVCGGEAFWGSVLLDDGVGKLNKEPQWCLDLSFITAMLHTGYDIPLHRELRTAKTINNNELGWCLGASLPLLEKSSVLGGRLMTAKDSDILLDTTTEADMAIAVSPKSTAIEPTKEAPLVPSSPVAVAPGSAVSRKPSGGAHKNGVRKHRKSLREGGSSSRSTSPDGSSIRRVPPKIHNKLYCEQVNKIKRAPSTVLNKLNHDELKSVRSHTELAETANGVRMLARNLSKATIHLDVKTIMVVTKARDNSLIFLTREVVEWFLKRNKNITIYVDSKLEASKRFNYSGLVESVPTARQYVKFWTKEFTINNPEIFDLVLTLGGDGTVLYVSNLFQRIVPPVISFALGSLGFLTNFRFDDFRSKMLSVLESGVRANLRMRFTARVHRSDGQLVCEQQVLNELVVDRGPSPYVTNLELYGDGSLLTIAQADGLIIATPTGSTAYSLSAGGSLVHPGVSAISVTPICPHTLSFRPILLPDGMFLKVKVPFASRSTAWASFDGKVRTELLQGDYVTIQASPFPFPTVISSKTEYIDSVSRNLHWNVRKQQRPFSDYKLNDSNEDVESQIESLSLNASITIDNDNADYDINFSDENPEENTSQYSSSTRNSSGRVGIPIPVTTTAPASTTPQSATVTDASTTTSKNLNDYPLRVNTAQFTPNGTNVNASDCSEIGTGMSTPSDTEEDIPFLPSLGGGLSTPPSHTISYTNLEDRHCFAHPNAHVTFGSSSSDNSGHSNFL comes from the exons ATGCTTTCCACACGAAATGTTCGTTTGATCGTGCCACTCATAGCTTTGATCACGGTTGTGGctttggtgatatcttcgTCTTACAGTCCCATCTCCACTCTGGTCCAAAAGGTGAAGGAAAAGGCTGCCGATGCTGTGCCATTCTCTACCGATGAGGAAGATAAGAACACACTTCAAGGAAAGCCTCATGTTGGTACTGAGGCTCCTTACGCGGCTGGCAAGCCCCTTTCAGGAGGCTCATCTTCTGGTGGAAGCGGCAAATACAAGGCCGACACTGGGCTCAAAGGTGGCGTTGTGGCTGACACATCCAACAGTGAAAAGTCCCTGGCCCAAAAGCTTTCGTTGGAAGGAGCCGGTTCTGACTCTGCGTTGAAACCACCTAAGGGAACAGCAAACAAAGGTCTTGGAAACGAGAAGTACGGAGACTCTGGTTCTGTTGCAAAGGGCAAAACTAATGGTGCTTGTAACAGCAGAGACTTTGTGGTAATGATCGATGCTGGATCTACTGGACTGCGTGTTCATGTTTACGAGTTTGATTCATGTGTTCTGCCTCCAGCGTTGATCCAAGAAACGTTCAAGATGAATAAACCTGGCCTTTCTTCATTTGACACCGACACTGTGGGAGCAGCCCATTCTTTAgacgagttgttggaagaggCTGTTAATACTGTACCAAAGGATAAACAAGGTTGTACTCCTGTAGCTGTCAAGGCCACAGCTGGTTTACGTTTGTTGGGAGAAGAAAAGGCAGCTaatatcttgaaggaaGTAAGGAGCCACTTGGAAAAAGATTACCCATTCgcagttgttgaaggagatgGAATTTCTATGATGGACGGTGCAGATGAAGGTGTTTACGCTTGGGTCACCGCCAACTATTTGTTGGGTAACATAGGAGGTGCTGAAAAGACTCCTACTGCTGCTGTGTTTGACTTGGGAGGTGGTTCAACTCAAATTGTGTTTGAGCCTCAGTTCTCTCTGGGTGAAACTATGGCCGATGGAGATCACAACTACCAGATTTCGTTTGGAAACAGAGACTACACGTTATATCAATACTCTCACTTGGGATACGGATTGATGCAGGGCCGCAACAAGGTTCATGGAGTGGTAGTTGAACTGGCATTGAAATCCGGTACTAAATTGAAAAAGTACACCAAGAAAGATGAATTAAAAGACCAAAAGGCTCTGGTTACATTAAATAATGCTTGCATTGCTCCAGGAGTGGTGGCTGAgaatgttcaagttgaacttgcCAAGGATGAATTCTACTTGGTCAATATGAAAGGACCAGAGGCTGACTCTTCTATTCACGCCGGTGCCAACTGTCGGTTCCTTGCTGAGAAGGTATTGAACAAGGATATCGAGTGCTCAGAAAGTCCATGTTCCTTTAATGGGATTTACCAACCTTCCTTAACAAAGTCTTTCAATGCCTTAAATGACATGTATGTTTTCTCATACTTCTACGACACTACCAACCCATTGGGATTCCCATCCAGCTTCACTGTTGGAGAGTTGAGtgaattggccaaagtTGTATGTGGGGGTGAAGCGTTTTGGGGAAGTGTGCTTCTTGATGACGGGGTGGGCAAGTTGAATAAAGAGCCCCAATGGTGTTTGGACTTATCGTTCATCACCGCCATGTTACACACTGGCTACGATATCCCCTTGCACAGAGAACTCAGAACTGCAAAGACAATTAACAACAACGAATTGGGTTGGTGTTTGGGAGCTTCTTTGCcattgttggagaaatctAGTG ttcttggtggaagacTCATGACCGCCAAAGATTCGGACATCCTCTTAGACACCACTACCGAAGCTGATATGGCCATTGCGGTGTCCCCAAAGTCTACTGCCATCGAGCCTACCAAGGAGGCACCTTTAGTGCCATCTTCCCCCGTCGCTGTAGCCCCGGGCAGTGCTGTTTCACGAAAGCCCTCCGGAGGCGCTCACAAAAATGGTGTTCGAAAGCACCGTAAGTCGCTAAGAGAAGGTGGCCTGTCGCTGAGAAGTACTTCACCAGATGGGTCATCCATCCGCCGTGTTCCCCCCAAGATACACAACAAATTGTACTGTGAGCAAGTGAATAAGATAAAACGTGCGCCATCTACTGTcctcaacaagttgaaccaCGACGAGTTGAAGTCAGTCAGATCACACACCGAGTTAGCGGAGACAGCCAATGGTGTGCGTATGTTGGCCAGAAACCTTTCTAAGGCGACCATCCATCTTGATGTGAAAACCATCATGGTGGTTACCAAAGCCCGTGATAACTCATTGATATTTTTAACCAGAGAAGTTGTAGAGTGGTTTTTAAAACGGAACAAAAACATCACCATTTATGTGGACTCGAAGCTAGAAGCTCTGAAGAGGTTTAATTATTCAGGTTTAGTGGAAAGTGTTCCAACCGCTCGTCAATATGTCAAGTTTTGGACCAAGGAGTTTACTATCAACAACCCTGAGATTTTTGATCTCGTATTGACTTTGGGAGGTGACGGAACAGTGTTATATGTATCAAACTTGTTTCAGAGGATTGTACCTCCAGTTATCAGTTTTGCCTtgggatcacttggatttCTTACTAATTTCCGCTTTGATGACTTCCGCTCAAAGATGTTGAGCGTGCTAGAAAGTGGAGTCCGAGCAAATCTTCGTATGCGGTTCACTGCCAGAGTTCATCGTCTGGATGGACAATTGGTGTGTGAACAACAGGTGTTGAATGaattggttgttgatagAGGTCCCAGTCCGTATGTGACTAACCTTGAATTATATGGAGATGGTTCATTGTTGACAATAGCACAAGCTGATGGACTTATTATCGCAACTCCTACCGGCTCTACAGCTTATTCTCTTTCTGCCGGAGGTTCCCTTGTTCATCCCGGGGTCAGTGCTATAAGCGTTACACCAATTTGTCCTCATACACTCTCGTTTCGGCCTATTCTCTTACCGGACGGAATGTTTTTGAAAGTCAAGGTCCCTTTTGCTAGTAGACTGACTGCTTGGGCCTCTTTTGATGGTAAGGTCCGTACTGAGTTGTTACAAGGAGATTACGTAACTATCCAGGCATCACCATTTCCATTTCCAACggtgatttcttccaaaacagaGTACATTGACAGTGTGAGTCGAAACTTGCACTGGAATGTACGGAAACAACAACGGCCATTCAGTGACTACAAGTTGAATGATTCAAATGAAGATGTGGAACTGCAAATAGAGAGCTTATCATTAAATGCCTCAATAACTATCGACAATGATAATGCGGACTATGATATCAATTTCAGCGACGAAAATCCCGAAGAAAACACAAGCCAATACAGCTCAAGTACACGCAATAGTCTGGGTCGAGTAGGTATTCCTATCCCCGTTACTACAACTGCACCTGCATCTACAACTCCACAATCTGCTACTGTCACTGACGCGTCTACTACGACATCTAAAAACCTTAACGATTATCCACTCAGAGTTAACACGGCACAGTTTACACCCAACGGCACCAATGTGAATGCTTCTGATTGTTCAGAAATTGGAACGGGTATGTCTACACCCAGTGACACCGAAGAAGACATCCCATTTTTGCCCTCCCTCGGCGGAGGGCTCAGTACACCTCCGTCCCACACGATATCTTATACGAACTTGGAAGACAGGCACTGTTTCGCTCACCCTAATGCCCATGTAACATTCGGTTCGTCTTCATCCGATAACAGTGGCCACTCAAACTTTCTTTGA
- a CDS encoding uncharacterized protein (EggNog:ENOG503P8G8), with product MFRSTVSKLYRQPTRSLHYSRPTYSVVSGVKETLEKANKKTGEFLAATMETAEKTPETVGDVAEKVNKKTGKVLAEGMEKVQRVAPNNLSEAADKANKKTGEVLADGVEKVNAGEHLDRVRENAKGYKNLQDKGSKAESEQNRPEDGV from the coding sequence ATGTTCCGTTCTACCGTATCCAAATTATACAGACAACCTACAAGATCTTTACACTACAGCAGACCAACCTACTCTGTGGTTAGTGGTGTGAAAGAGACCTTAGAAAAGGCCAATAAAAAGACTGGCGAGTTTTTGGCTGCCACTATGGAAACTGCTGAAAAGACTCCGGAAACCGTCGGAGATGTTGCTGAAAAGGTCAACAAGAAGACTGGTAAAGTGTTGGCTGAAGGCATGGAAAAGGTTCAGAGGGTTGCACCCAACAATTTAAGTGAAGCAGCTGATAAGGCCAACAAGAAAACCGGTGAAGTATTAGCTGACGGAGTGGAAAAGGTGAATGCTGGCGAACACTTGGACAGAGTTCGTGAAAACGCTAAGGGCTACAAGAATTTACAGGATAAAGGACTGAAGGCTGAGTCTGAACAAAACCGTCCAGAGGATGGAGTTTGA
- the PEX13 gene encoding Peroxisomal membrane protein PAS20 (COG:U; EggNog:ENOG503NVUD), producing the protein MAVPRRKPWEASSGTSSAALAGGDSSATAPQVPPSLSSSAMPTSTNSEAAATSAAIPERPSGLTSDLSAMSNTSPYGAGASSYGSNTGYGSRYGSSYGGGYGSSMYGGGMGGMGGMGGYGSSMYGMGGYGSSMYGMGGYGSSMYGMGGYGGGMHGQQGMAGGLAEGTQATFQLIESIIGAVGGFAQMLEATYMATHSSFFTMVSLAEQFGNLKNALGSLLGIYALINFAKKLFYKVTGRTYNYGLNLKEFSKFETNQKKLEDNLRRTSSGKSRISLKPLLLFLAASIGFPYLLSKAIQKINEQQQRRALAQQQPRDGVNGALDPSNLQFAKALYEFNPENPNIEIELKPNDLVAVLSRLDPLGNESKWWKVRSRSGKVGYVPSNYLTVIERRSTPKQIGPEQPQLPFQQHAPAPEMVENVNPMVEEFKKY; encoded by the coding sequence ATGGCAGtaccaagaagaaaaccatGGGAAGCGTCGTCGGGCACATCGCTGGCGGCTCTCGCGGGTGGTGACTCCAGTGCTACGGCTCCGCAAGTGCCCCCATCCTTGTCATCCTCTGCTATGccaacatccacaaactcagAAGCAGCGGCAACTTCAGCTGCCATTCCAGAACGGCCTAGTGGGCTCACATCCGATCTCTCGGCGATGTCCAACACTTCGCCGTATGGCGCAGGCGCCCTGTCGTATGGTTCGAACACCGGCTATGGGTCCCGTTACGGTTCATCTTACGGCGGGGGATATGGCTCTAGCATGTATGGTGGTGGAATGGGCGGTATGGGTGGTATGGGTGGCTATGGATCCAGCATGTACGGTATGGGAGGATATGGATCCAGTATGTATGGCATGGGTGGCTACGGAAGTAGTATGTATGGTATGGGAGGTTATGGCGGAGGAATGCACGGACAACAAGGTATGGCTGGAGGGTTGGCCGAGGGAACTCAAGCGACGTTTCAGTTGATTGAACTGATCATTGGAGCCGTCGGAGGGTTTGCACAGATGCTTGAAGCAACGTATATGGCGACGCACTCGTCGTTTTTCACGATGGTGTCGTTGGCGGAGCAGTTtggaaacttgaaaaaCGCGCTCGGATCGTTGCTTGGAATCTATGCCTTGATAAATTTCgccaagaagttgttctATAAAGTAACAGGCCGTACTTATAACTATGGACTtaacttgaaagaatttAGTAAGTTTGAAACCAACCAAAAAAAGCTTGAAGATAACCTTCGCCGTACATCATCGGGTAAAAGCCGGATCTCACTCAAGCCATTacttttgtttttggcgGCTTCGATTGGCTTCCCATACTTATTGAGTAAGGCAATCCAAAAGATAAATGAACAGCAACAAAGGAGGGCTTTAGCCCAGCAGCAGCCCCGTGATGGTGTAAATGGTGCTTTAGACCCTTCCAATTTGCAATTTGCTAAAGCTTTATATGAATTCAACCCTGAGAATCCTAATATTGAAATTGAGTTGAAACCTAATGATTTGGTAGCAGTGTTATCACGCCTCGATCCCTTGGGTAACGAAAGTAAGTGGTGGAAAGTAAGATCTCGTTCCGGCAAGGTGGGATATGTACCGTCTAACTACTTGACGGTAATTGAAAGACGGTCTACTCCTAAGCAAATTGGCCCAGAGCAGCCTCAACTCCCATTCCAACAACATGCCCCTGCACCAGAGATGGTGGAAAATGTGAATCCCATGGTGGAAGAATTCAAGAAGTACTAA